A stretch of the Panicum virgatum strain AP13 chromosome 9N, P.virgatum_v5, whole genome shotgun sequence genome encodes the following:
- the LOC120692505 gene encoding uncharacterized protein LOC120692505, with product MSAAAAGQEVAPAIVAAAEVEEWEVCACCGLREECTPAYAAGVRARYGGRWLCGLCGDTVSEEVAAGGGSELEVEAAIARHAAFCGALDGRRTPAAAERLIAAVRRLLRNAGAKEEKAVVVVELQEAS from the coding sequence atgtccgcggcggcggccgggcaagAGGTGGCGCCGGCCATTGTGGCCGCGGCCGAGGTGGAGGAGTGGGAGGTCTGCGCGTGCTGTGGGCTCAGGGAGGAGTGCACGCCGGCGTACGCGGCCGGGGTGCGCGCGCGGTACGGCGGGCGCTGGCTGTGCGGGCTCTGCGGCGACACCGTGAGCGAGGAGGTCGCTGCCGGGGGTGGGTCGGAGCTGGAAGTGGAGGCGGCGATCGCGAGGCACGCCGCCTTCTGCGGGGCGCTTGACGGGCGCCggacgccggccgcggccgagcGGCTCatcgcggcggtgcggcggctgcTCCGCAACGCGGGCGCCAAGGAGGAGAAGGCCGTCGTCGTGGTGGAGCTCCAGGAGGCCTCATGA